In Hirschia baltica ATCC 49814, the genomic stretch AATGTTGGCGCACCAAAACCAATTGTAGTTTTACAAGCAATCAAGCTTGGCTTGTCTGTGTTTGCTTTTGCGCGCTCTATGGCTTCAGCAACGGCCTCTGGGTCATGACCGTCAACGGCATCGACCTGCCATCCAGAAGAGGCAAAACGCGCTGTTTGTTTTGTTGAATCAGCTACATCAGTACCGCCATCAATCGTCACGGCATTGTCATCGAAAAGTACAATCAACTTGCCAAGCCCCAAATGGCCAGCAAGTGTCAAAGCTTCTTGAGAGATACCTTCCATCAAGCAACCATCACCCGCAATCACATAGGTGTAATGGTCAACAAGCTCATCACCATAGCGCGCATTCATATTGCGTTCGGCAATCGCCATCCCAACAGCTGTGGCAATCCCCTGCCCCAATGGACCTGTTGTTGTCTCAACGCCTTCAGTAATGAAATTTTCAGGGTGCCCAGGTGTCTTAGACCCTAATTGACGGAACTGCTTGATATCTTCCATTGATACGGATGGGTAACCCGTTAAATGCAACAAAGAATAGATGAGCATAGACCCGTGACCAGCAGACAAAACAAAGCGGTCGCGGTCGGCCCATTTAGGTGCTGTCGGGTCAAATTTTAGAAACTGAGCAAACAATACAGTCGCAGCATCTGCCATCCCCAAAGGCAATCCAAGATGCCCAATTCCCGCTTTTTCAATAGCGTCTGTAGAGAGTGCGCGTATGGCATTCGCCATATCCCGATTTGCAACTGTTGATGAACTCATAATGGCTTCCCTGAATTGTTTTTAGCTGAGTTAAACGCATTATAAATTACGTCAAGACCCTTCCGATCAGACCTCGACAAATGGCCATTGCAAAAATTGATTGCATCCAAGTGTTTAGTGAAGCAAAATAGTTAATATGGATCAGCAAGATAACGATAAAAAAAGCGAGCAAGCACCCGTCCGAGATATTCTGGGACAGGCTGAATTACGCCTGAACAATGCCGTCACCTCTTTGACGGGAAGCGTAGACCGTATGCTCGAACGCCTAGAAGCTGCCCGTCCCGCCGAAAGAGAAGCCGAAGCTTTGAGACGCGACCGTGCACGTTTGGCCATGGATCTTGATAGCGCACGCGCAAGAGAAAAAGAATTACAACAGCTCGCCGATGAAGCCTCTAGCGCTTTAGGAGCAGCAATAAAAGAAGTAAGAGAGGCATTGGGCAAAGTCTGACATTGTGGGAAGTACAGACATTAATCAAAACCCGTGTCTTTTTGGGGTGAAAAGATGAGCAAAGCAGAATTAATAATCAATAAGAAGCGCTACATCGTTTCTTGTGAAGAAGGACAGGAAGCACGTTTAACCAAACTTGGTGAACGTCTGGATAAACGTGTCATCGGATTAGCTGAAGTCATGGGAGAGATCGGCGTAGAAAGACTATTCCTAGCTGCCGCTCTATCTCTTCTTGATGAATTGGACGATGCAGAAATGGATGCGGGTGTTAAATCACTTGATGAACGGATAACAGCAATAGAAGCGCGCGCAGCAAAAGCATTATCTGATGCGGCCAGTCGCATTGAATCATTATCTGCACATTTAGAACGCGCTCACTAAACCAGTTTGATCTCAATCTGGTTTAGGCATTTTGCCCTGCCACATAGCCAGATGACCACGCCCATTGGAAATTATATCCACCAAGCCACCCTGTGACATCAACGGCTTCACCAATAAAGAATAATCCCGCTACATTTTTAGCTTCCATCGTTTTTGACGACAGATCATTGGTATCAATACCGCCAATCGTCACCTCAGCGGTACGATAACCTTCCGTGCCAACAGGTTTTAACCGCCAAGCTGAAATACGCTTTGCAATCTCTTCCAATTTCGCGTTGGAAAGATCAGCCATCCGAAAGCTAGCATATGTCTGTTCAGCAATTGATTGGGCCAGACGAGATGGTAAAAATGTTTCCAACACACTTGCCAATTTCTTTTTCGGTGCTTCTTCGCGTCCTTTTTTCAAAGCAGCCAAAGCATCAACACGTTGCGCCAGATTGACTTCAATTTCATTGCCGGGAAGCCAATAAGACGACGCTTGCAGTGCGGCCGGTCCTGATAAACCTCTATGCGTGAAGAGCATGGCTTCATCAAAGGCAATCTCCCCAGTATCAATGCGCGCACGCACAGACACACCAGACAATTCCGACATTTCTGCCAATAATTCTCCGCCAAACATAAAAGGCACGAGTCCCGGACGTGGATCAATAATGTTGAGGCCAAATTGTTTTGCTAATTCATAAGCAAAAGGTGTCGCTCCCATTTTAGGAATAGAAAGCCCGCCCGTTGCCACGATAAGTGACTCACAATGCATATTGCCTATACTTGTCTGCACCAAAAATTCGGTATCACGTTTAGAAACACCTATAATTTCAGTACTCAACCTGATCTCGACATTATTAGCCGCACAATCATCCAACAACATTTGAATAATTTCAGTCGCACTATCATCGCAAAACAATTGGCCCAAAGTTTTCTCGTGATATTTGATGCCCTGCTGATCCACGCGCGCAATAAAATCATGTTGCGTATATTGCTTCAGCGCTGACTTACAAAAATGCGGATTTTGCGAAATGAAGCGGGAGGGATGCGTGTTCACATTTGTAAAATTACAACGTCCACCACCCGAGATACGCACTTTCTCAGCTGGTTTCTTGGCATGATCAATCACGCAGACTGATCGACCGCGTTTTCCCGCCTCAATGGCACTAAAAAGCCCCGCCGCACCTGCGCCAAGGACAATAATATCGTAATTTTCTGAAGACATAACCACCTTGGAACACGGTTTAAGGCTTTAGCCAAGCCAAGAAGCAAATACAAAAAAGCCGCCAAGTCCCACTCGGCGGCGATCTTAACACTATTGACGAAGCTTAGGCAGCCATAACGCGTTCTACTTCATCGACCAATTCTCTTAAGTGGAAAGGTTTAGAAAGCACTTTCGCCCCTGCTGGTGTCGGGCTACCGTTTGAAAGCGCAACAGCCGCAAAGCCAGTAATGAAAACAATCTTCATTGCTGGATCAAGTTCTGCACCTTTGCGCGCCAGCTCGATCCCATCAAGACCAGGCATAACAATGTCAGTCAGAAGCAGATCAAACACTTCTTCCTGAAGTGCTTCAAGCGCTGATTCACCATCATCATAATCACGAACTGTGTGACCTGCCTTTTTAAGCGCATTCACAAGAAAACCGCGCAGACTGTTGTCGTCTTCCGCAAGAATAATTTTAGCCATAATGTCCTGTCTCACCACACCGCTTGTTCGCAATAATAGCAAACTTCCCATAATTGAGTAAAGTTCCAATGAACAATCAAGTGCAACTTCCTTTATTTCATTGATTGCATTCACCTTGCGTCACGGATTATACCATTGGAATGCATGGTCACATTCCCTCTTCTGAAGATAAATCAACACAGGCTCAGGATCTAACCTGCCGCCACATTCTTGACGACTCGCAAGAGAGTTTTTCCATATCTTACCCAGAATCGCATACAAGCCCGCTCGTCTTTGCCTCACCGCATTCGGGCAGATGTTATCCGCGTGCGTTTTTTAGTGCGTGTATTGCCACCCCTCTGGACCTCCGCCGCGTGGAAGATGCCTATGTCGATGTATTATTTGATGATATTCCAGCAATAGGGGCTCCCCTGCTGCGCGCACTTGTAGGTCGTGCATGTCTGGACCTTAACCGAGCCTCCAATGAATTGGACGCTCACCTTATAGATCCACCCATGAAATCACCCCGCCCCAATAGAACACCGCGTGTTCAAGCAGGTTTAGGGTGTATTCCGCGAATAGCATTTTCAGGAAAAACTATATATGGGCGTAAACTTACCCCAGATGAGGTAAAAAAGCGTATTAGAACAATATACCTACCTTATCACAAAGCCCTTGATGCTCTGATAGACACCACCCGCAAACATTTTGGTGTGTCATTCTTGATCGATTGCCACTCAATGCCGTCTCAAAGCGAAATAGGCGGAAATTTCCCGGATATCGTTCTTGGCGATCGCTTTGGCGGATCATGCTCTGCTGAACTGACTCAAAAAGTGGAAGACGCTTTCACTTCACACGGATACAGTGTTGCCAGAAATCGTCCCTATGCAGGTGGATTTATCACCCAATCACAGGGCCGCCCTGAAAAGCAGCGCCATGCTTTGCAAATAGAAATAAATCGAAAGCTCTATTTGGACGAACAAAATGTCTTATTGTCAGAAAATGCTAAAAATCTGAAATCCGACATAAATTCAATTTTTAAAGAATTAAATATTTGGGCAAAGCAAATCGCTCCCAAAACCCCTAAAAATATACCAATCCCGCAATCGCAATAGAGGTACGCAATAAAAAAAGGGCTATGCAAACGCACAGCCCGAAAGTTTTAATAGGGAGGAAACGTTCTGAAAATCAGAACGAATGCGGCGCGAACGCCAGCAAGACCTTTAAACCCCAATCAATTGTGTTTCGCAATTTTTCAAAACGTGTAATGACATTTTTCTAAGCATCCGCCCGTTTCGCTTGCATTCGAGATTTTACTGCACTCCGTTTAAGCAGATTCGGTCTCGATCCATATCAAGCATGGTTAAAATAAGCCCCATTTAAAAAATCTTCGCCGATTTCCTGCATTTGGCCCATAGATTGCTCAGTACCCCCCGACAGGTATTCAATTGGTACGGTGCCAAGCGTGCCAACAAGGTCGGAGTGTAACAATGGCAACAGATGTAGATATTTATGTAGGAAAGCGCCTTCGTCGCAGACGCCGTCTTCTAGGGATGACCCAACAAGACCTAGCCTCTGAGATTGGTGTACGTTTCCAACAAATTCAAAAATACGAATGTGGCGCAAACCGCATAACAGCCAGTCGTCTTTTCGACCTTGCAAATGCTTTGACAGTTAATGTCAGCTATTTCTTTGATGGACTAGCGCCAGATGGAAAACAAGCACCAGCAAATGACGGCAATGACACATTGTCAGGTGACATTCTTTCTCAAAAAGAAACACTTGAACTTGTTCGTGCCTATTATCGTTTGAGCGAACGCCCACGTCGTCGCCTTCTTGATCTTGCAAAAGCACTTGAAGAAGACAACAAAGATCAAGGTGCCGCATAAAAGCGTCACGAAACACACTCTGACTAAGGGGTAGACACACACTACCCCTTCACAGAGTCGATATTCATTGATCACAACACTGCCAATTTATCGACACTGTTCACACAGTGGTCGACTTTCCGCTTGCAAAATATAGCAGCTCTCGGCATCTTGCTCGTATGAGCAATGCACAAGAATTACTAGAACTCACAGCTTTCGCCGAGAAACTGGCCGACGCTGCAGGCAAGACCATTCTACCTTTTTTTAGAGGTGAAGGATCAGTCGCTGACAATAAAGCGACATCTGGTTTTGATCCGGTAACAATTGCTGACAAAGCAGCCGAACAAGCTATTCGTGACATCATAGATAAAGAACGCCCTGATGACGCCATTATGGGCGAAGAATATGGCTATAAAGCCGGTACTTCAGGCTGGACTTGGTATCTTGATCCCATTGATGGCACACGCGCATTCATGTCTGGCCTTCCCGTCTGGACAACGCTCATAGGACTAGTGAGAGAAGAAAAATCGGTCATCGGCATTATCGATCAATCCTATCTGAAAGAGCGCTATGTCGGCACACCTTCTGGATCATATATGATTGATAATGAAGGTAAAAAACACAGTTTAAAAACACGAAACTGTCCCAAATTGACCGACGCCATACTCGCAACGACCGATTATTTCATTTTTACTCATCCCGAACGCGGTGCCTTTGAACATTTACGTGCAACAGCAAAACTCACCCGCTATGGGCTAGATGCATACGCATATGCGCGTGTTGCCGCCGGCACAATGGACATGGTCGCAGAAGCTGGCCTACAATCATATGATGTTGCAGCTCTCATCCCCGTCATCGAAAACGCGGGCGGTGTTGTCACAGACTGGTGCGGAAGACCAGCGCAGCTCGGCGGACAGATTGTAGCTGCTGCAAATCAAAATATTCTGGACGAAGCACTTATTTCACTGCGCCGTTCTGCAAAAGCACTTGATTGTAACTAGTTATATCCCAGCACGATCCAGCATTTTATCAAAAGCGGTCATAAACTGATCCCGACGACTATCTGTTTCCATTAGGATTTCATGCTTTGCCCCAGCAACTTTGATATGCTGAGCGCTCTTCAAACGACTTGCCAGTAAGGCGTGAGAATGATTGTCCACGAGTGCTTCTTCCAATGCCGATGCAATGAGTATTGGGATATTGATATGATCTAATGCCTTGGGCTGAGCTAAAGTCTTAGATACCTTCAGCGCCTCATTCACCCAGCCCCAAGTAATTGCACCCAATGCCAATTTTGAGTTTGCTTTGATTAGGTCTTGTTGGACCTTCCAACGTTTTTCATAATTGGTAATGATATTGCCTTCAAATTTCTCATCGAGATCATGCTTATGGACAAGTTTTTCAGATCTCCCGATTTTGCACATTATGGGCACAAGCGGATGCAGAATTTTCGCTATTTTAAGCCCCCACATTGGCGCACAAAAAGCAGCAGCTTCAACATCAAGTACTTGTTGCCGTATTGCTTCTAGGGCGATAGCTCCGCCCATAGAATGCGCCAATACAACTCTTGCTCCATAAAGTTTGTGATCAATCGCATTTAGACCACGGCGAAAAGCTTGAATATATGTATTAAAATCATCGATATGTCCCGCTAAGGGATCTTTGAGCATGCGATAAGATAACCCTTGCCCAGGCCAATCAAAAGCAACAACGCAAAACCCACGCTCTTGCATGTCCCTAGCAAGTTCAAAATATTTTTCGATGAATTCAGTACGCCCAGGACTGATAATAATTGTTCCACGCGGCGAAGCATATTTAGAACTAGCATGCGCGAACATTCCACGCATTTGACGGTTTTGATCATCTCTAAAATAGAAAATCTCAATCGATTCTGGCGCAGGATTATCCGGTATCAGGACATATTCATTCATCAAAAACTATCCCCATCAAAACCACGCGCAATTTAAGCAAAACCCATATAATATGAGTGCATTCTCAACATATATGGCGAAAAGAATGCACTCTAATTCTGATCAAAATCAGTAGACTAGCTCATGCTTGAAAATAGACCTTGAAGTTTCATAGCAACACTCATGTCACCAGCAACTTTCAATTTACCTTGCATGAAAGCCATCATTGGATCCATTTGACCCTGAGCAAGTTTTTTGAAATCTTCAAAATCAACAGAAATAGTGGCATCAGCCTCACCATCTTCATTGGTGACAGCATTCTGAGCACCATCGATGAACAATTTTCCAATGTCACCAAAGTCAAATTTCACTGTGTTGTCAAAATCTGTTCCTGAAGAAACAACACCGGCAATCTTCGCAGTAATTTCGTTCAAATCCATGTCGTAAATCCTTCCTCATATCGAGGCTATTGATAGTGTTTTGCTACAATTGCCACGATAAAACAGCAATTGCGACTCCCCATATTCTCTTTAGCTGATTTCCTTGGGTAAAGGGAAACCCCCATTTTTAAAATCGCAGGGTAGAACCTAAGCGATAACCAGTATCTGGATCATTGTAAGCAAACAATTTGCGGTCTTTGACTTGCGTTTCTTCCAGTAAATCTGTCGTTTCCATAGTTAACAATTTTGATTTCACCTTTACGGAAAAGGATGCCAACGAAAACCTAGACTGTGTAACCTGCCCAACCTCAGCTTCGGCAAACGCTTCTTCATTCACCATCTCTTCAGTATCGTCTGAACTCTCAAGCGCAAGAATTAGCCACTGATCCACAGCCGCCCTCGTCGCTGCCATATCTGCATCACTTAAGTCCAAGAACACACTATCCCCATTTGCATCCACAGCTAGGAAAACAGGTCCTTTGGTATCTTCCAATCCATAATCGGACTTTATTTTTTCTGCTCGCTCATAATCATAAGCATCTCGCAGTGCATCACAGCTTGAAAAATTGCCTGGTTCATCTTTGAGCAACCAGTAAGTCACAAAAAAATCCTGATCCGGTGCATCTGCTTTAGCCTCGGCATGTGTCCTTAACTCTTTCGTGTAAGCATCACACAACACAGCATTTTTCAGCTCTTCACTTTTATCAAACAACACCAAACCAACGGGAAGCTCGCCTTCTTTTGGCAAAAAGCCCTCGTCTGCTCTTAAAAAATCAGTAACGAC encodes the following:
- the zapA gene encoding cell division protein ZapA encodes the protein MSKAELIINKKRYIVSCEEGQEARLTKLGERLDKRVIGLAEVMGEIGVERLFLAAALSLLDELDDAEMDAGVKSLDERITAIEARAAKALSDAASRIESLSAHLERAH
- the hisN gene encoding histidinol-phosphatase, with the protein product MSNAQELLELTAFAEKLADAAGKTILPFFRGEGSVADNKATSGFDPVTIADKAAEQAIRDIIDKERPDDAIMGEEYGYKAGTSGWTWYLDPIDGTRAFMSGLPVWTTLIGLVREEKSVIGIIDQSYLKERYVGTPSGSYMIDNEGKKHSLKTRNCPKLTDAILATTDYFIFTHPERGAFEHLRATAKLTRYGLDAYAYARVAAGTMDMVAEAGLQSYDVAALIPVIENAGGVVTDWCGRPAQLGGQIVAAANQNILDEALISLRRSAKALDCN
- a CDS encoding DUF4164 domain-containing protein, which translates into the protein MDQQDNDKKSEQAPVRDILGQAELRLNNAVTSLTGSVDRMLERLEAARPAEREAEALRRDRARLAMDLDSARAREKELQQLADEASSALGAAIKEVREALGKV
- a CDS encoding helix-turn-helix transcriptional regulator produces the protein MATDVDIYVGKRLRRRRRLLGMTQQDLASEIGVRFQQIQKYECGANRITASRLFDLANALTVNVSYFFDGLAPDGKQAPANDGNDTLSGDILSQKETLELVRAYYRLSERPRRRLLDLAKALEEDNKDQGAA
- a CDS encoding N-formylglutamate amidohydrolase, yielding MHGHIPSSEDKSTQAQDLTCRHILDDSQESFSISYPESHTSPLVFASPHSGRCYPRAFFSACIATPLDLRRVEDAYVDVLFDDIPAIGAPLLRALVGRACLDLNRASNELDAHLIDPPMKSPRPNRTPRVQAGLGCIPRIAFSGKTIYGRKLTPDEVKKRIRTIYLPYHKALDALIDTTRKHFGVSFLIDCHSMPSQSEIGGNFPDIVLGDRFGGSCSAELTQKVEDAFTSHGYSVARNRPYAGGFITQSQGRPEKQRHALQIEINRKLYLDEQNVLLSENAKNLKSDINSIFKELNIWAKQIAPKTPKNIPIPQSQ
- a CDS encoding SCP2 sterol-binding domain-containing protein — its product is MDLNEITAKIAGVVSSGTDFDNTVKFDFGDIGKLFIDGAQNAVTNEDGEADATISVDFEDFKKLAQGQMDPMMAFMQGKLKVAGDMSVAMKLQGLFSSMS
- the cpdR gene encoding cell cycle two-component system response regulator CpdR; the encoded protein is MMAKIILAEDDNSLRGFLVNALKKAGHTVRDYDDGESALEALQEEVFDLLLTDIVMPGLDGIELARKGAELDPAMKIVFITGFAAVALSNGSPTPAGAKVLSKPFHLRELVDEVERVMAA
- a CDS encoding BaiN/RdsA family NAD(P)/FAD-dependent oxidoreductase gives rise to the protein MSSENYDIIVLGAGAAGLFSAIEAGKRGRSVCVIDHAKKPAEKVRISGGGRCNFTNVNTHPSRFISQNPHFCKSALKQYTQHDFIARVDQQGIKYHEKTLGQLFCDDSATEIIQMLLDDCAANNVEIRLSTEIIGVSKRDTEFLVQTSIGNMHCESLIVATGGLSIPKMGATPFAYELAKQFGLNIIDPRPGLVPFMFGGELLAEMSELSGVSVRARIDTGEIAFDEAMLFTHRGLSGPAALQASSYWLPGNEIEVNLAQRVDALAALKKGREEAPKKKLASVLETFLPSRLAQSIAEQTYASFRMADLSNAKLEEIAKRISAWRLKPVGTEGYRTAEVTIGGIDTNDLSSKTMEAKNVAGLFFIGEAVDVTGWLGGYNFQWAWSSGYVAGQNA
- a CDS encoding alpha/beta fold hydrolase — encoded protein: MNEYVLIPDNPAPESIEIFYFRDDQNRQMRGMFAHASSKYASPRGTIIISPGRTEFIEKYFELARDMQERGFCVVAFDWPGQGLSYRMLKDPLAGHIDDFNTYIQAFRRGLNAIDHKLYGARVVLAHSMGGAIALEAIRQQVLDVEAAAFCAPMWGLKIAKILHPLVPIMCKIGRSEKLVHKHDLDEKFEGNIITNYEKRWKVQQDLIKANSKLALGAITWGWVNEALKVSKTLAQPKALDHINIPILIASALEEALVDNHSHALLASRLKSAQHIKVAGAKHEILMETDSRRDQFMTAFDKMLDRAGI